The Bifidobacterium coryneforme genome segment GCCCTGGAGAACCCGGACTGGACCAGTCGGGTCCTGAGTCGTTATGGGGAAAGGGTCTGTGTAGGTCTGGATGTGCGTGGGCACACCCTGGCCGCCCGAGGCTGGACCAGCAAGGGCGGGGATCTCTTCGAGACCATGAAGCGACTGGATGATGATGGATGCGGTCGGTACGTGGTCACCGACGTGGCCCGGGACGGGATGATGACCGGCCCCAACCTGGACCTGCTGGGTGAGGTGTCCAGTCGGACTCCGGCCAAGGTAACCGCTTCCGGGGGCATCTCCAGCCTCAATGACCTCAGGGACATCGCCGGGTTGTCCGATCGGGGTGTGGACAGCGCCATTCTGGGCAAGTCCCTCTATGAGGGGGCCTTTACCCTGGAGCAGGCTCTGGACCTGGTTTCCGGGCATTGTTAACGCGATAGGCAAGTCGGCGAAATATAGGAATGGGAGCATGAGCTCTATGGATAAGCAAGAGGAATTTGCGCTGCGCACTGTCGAGGAGCGCGATGTTCGGTTCATTCGACTCTGGTTCACGGACGTTCTGGGCACGCTGAAATCGGTGGCCATAGCACCGGCTGAGCTGGAAGTGGCCTTCGAGGAGGGACTTGGTTTCGATGGGTCCGCGATCGAGGGCATGACCAGGGTCTCCGAGGATGACATGATCGTCAAGCCGGATCCTTCGACATTCCAGATTCTTCCCTGGAGGGGAGGCCCCCAGGGTACCGCCAGGATTTTCTGCGACGTGCTCACGCCCGACGGCGAGCCCAGCAGCGGTGATCCACGACACGTACTGAAGCGTGCCTTGGCCCATGCCAAGGACAAGGGTTTCATCTTCTACACCCATCCCGAGATCGAGTTCTACCTCTTTGAGAACCAGGAGGACTGGTCCCAGCCCCCGGTTCCCATCGATGAAGGCGGCTATTTCGACCATGTTCCCCGCAGCCCGGGGATGGACTTCCGCAGGGCCTGCGTCAACATGCTGGAGCAGATGGGCATCTCGGTGGAGTACTCCCACCATGAGGCCGGACCGGGTCAGAACGAAATCGACCTGCGCTACGCCGATGCCCTGACCACGGCCGACAACATCATGACCTTCCGCACCGTGGTCAAGGAGATATCCCTGGAACGCGGGATTTACGCCAGTTTCATGCCCAAGCCGTTCACCGATCAGCCGGGATCGGGCATGCACACCCATCTGAGCCTGTTCGAGGGCGACAGCAATGCCTTCTACGAGGTGGGCCAGGAGTTCAACATGTCGCAGACCGCGCGTCAGTTCGCGGCCGGCATTCTGGCCCACGCCGCCGAAATCTGCGCGGTGACCGACCAGTACGTCAACTCCTACAAGAGGCTTTGGGGAGGGGCTGAGGCCCCCAGTTATGTATGCTGGGGCCACAACAACCGCTCGGCCCTCCTGCGCATACCTCAGTACAAGCCCGGCAAGGGGAACTCGGCCAGGATGGAGTTCCGCGGCCTGGATCCGGGGGCCAACCCCTATCTGGCATACTCCGTCCTCCTGGCTGCCGGCCTGGATGGGATCGAGCAGAAGATGACCCTGGGGGAGCCCACCAGTGACGATGTCTGGGAGTTGACCGATTCGGAGCGGCAGGCCATGGGAATCGCACCCCTGCCGGACTCTCTGGACTCCGCCCTGAAACTGATGGAGAAATCGGACTTTGTGGCCGATGTCCTGGGAGAACACACGTTCGAGTACTTCCTGCGCAATAAGCACAAGGAGTGGAACAGCTACAGCAGGCAGGTCAATCCCTACGAGCTGGAGTACTACCTGCCGCGCCTCTAGGACCCCTGCCGTCAGGCGGTAGCCCCCTACTCGTCGGCCCTTCCGAACCAGGCGTCGTAGATGATGACGAAGTTCCTGTTCCCGTAGCTGGAACAGGAGTCGCCCTCACCGTCACCGGCTGCCAGGGCTGCGGTGTTGGGCTGGTAGGGGGTGTAGATGTAGAGCAGCGCCGTGGCATCGTTCTCGATATAGACATCAGAGGCACCACAGGAGGCTTCGGGACTGAACCTGACCTGATTGATGGCCCTTGTCTGGAACTGATAGTCGGATCGGTGGGTCTCATAGTACCGATAGCGCTTGGCGGCTCCGTAGACCTGGTTGAAAAAGCCGGCATATCGGGCATCACAGGCAGCATCGTCTGGGCAGGAGAGTCCCATGGCCGACCGGATCTGGGTGGGGTCCGGATTCTTGGACGTGACCAGGTGCTGCTCTTTTTGGAGCATGGTCAGCAGTACCTTCTGACTGATGCCGCAGGATCTTGCCGCTCCGTCGATGATCTGTGCCGCAGTCTGTCCCTTCCCACCCTGGTAGGGGTCACAGAGCCCATCCCCGTCAGGACTGGGGGTGTCCACCCTCATGGTTCTCAGGCAGGAGTCCCCGGTGCAGTCGGCCCCCTTCTGGTCCAGAAAGACCTGGACATCCTCGGCATTCATGCTGGTGGTGTCATGGAAACGCTGATCGGTGATGATTCTGCCCGGGTTGAACTCATACTGCCTGGCCATCTCGTTCTGATGCTCCCGGGTCCTGCCGACCAGCTCCCGATATGAGACGAAGTGCAAAGACACGATGACCAGGGCGACCACAAGGACCAGAGCCATCACTGTCGCCGCAACGGCCTCGACGCGGCGGGTGGTCCCCATCCGCTTCCAGGTCCTGGCCAGATTGCTGCTGGTATGTCGTTTGCCCGGTGTCTTCCCCATGCTCAGGCCTCCAAGACCTTCTCGATACGCTGCAGGCTCACAGCCGTGGCTGTACCCAGCTCCTGGGCCCAGATGGAGACATAGTACTCTTCAAGCATCCACCTGGCCCGCTGAATCCTGTCCATGGCCGCATCACGGGCGGGACCGTTGGGGAGTGCCGAGGCCGTCTTCCGTGCCTTGTCCACCTTGTCCTGGGCGGTCTGGGCCTGCCAGGCCCATCGCACATCCCGGTCCTTGTCCCTGCGGGCCTTCTCCAGGCGCATCAAGTCGGCATGGAGATACGTCTGCAGGCGGGGCAGGGCATAGGGAGGATCAACCCCGATGAACCCTTTCTGCACCAGGGTTGATGCATGCTGCCGTATCCATTGCAGAACGGAAAGGAGGGGGAGGTCGGCAGGACCCGATACGGCCTTGTCGACCTCCGAGTAGCGTTGGAGGATGGCAATCGCATCCTTGGCCACCTGGTAGACAGTGTCTTCGAAGACCTGCCCCAGCCCGGACACCGTCTCCTGTAGGGTCTGGTCATCGGTGATGGCTTCGGTTTCGGGAATCAGGCGTTTCACGGCCGCCAACTGAAGGTCCTTGGTCAGGGCATCCGTATTGCGGTAGGGGGCTGAGGCCAGCATCAGTGATTCGCGGCTCAACCAGCGGGAGGATATGCGTTGGGAGGGGAGCTCAAGCTTCTCCAGAGCGGCCTGCCATATCATGTCCTTCCGGGACTCGGTTGTGGCTCCTGCCTTATGGAGCAGGTCGGCACGCCTGACCGCCTTCCCCTCCTTGGCGGCCTGCGAGGCCCTGTTTCCGACCACGGTCCGGGCGGACTCCCTGGCCAGTCCGGCCAGGCGTGACTGAAGCTCGGACAGGGATTTGGATTGCCCCAGCACCTTCGGCTGTTCCGGAGCTGGTTGCCCTGCACTCGGCCTATCGGCACCCGGACGGTCCTGGCCTGACGCGACCGGATCTGGGCGGCCCTTCCTGACGCGACCATGCTTGCGATGACGACTGGGTTCCTCCTCGACCTGGAAGGTCATTCGCAGGTAGGGAGGCAATCGGTCGAGTTGAGCCTGGTCGAATACCTCGGGGTGGATCTGCGCGCCGACCACATCGATGGCGGCGGCGGTGAAGACATGGGTGAAATCAGGCCAGGTTCCAACCGTCGATTCCTGGTCGGCTGCCTTGCCTCTCCCGTTCGCGTTTGATCCGGAAGCGGTGGCCGACCCGTACACGGGTTCCTGCCCTGCCCCGCTGTAATCGGACCCGGGGAGGGTGGCGTAGTGCCCGTCGATCCACCGGCGGATGGCCCGGGCCGTGTCGGGTGCGGGAACGAACTGGACACGGAGGGTCTTGGGGAGGGATTTGATGGTCGAGACGATGAGATCATCCAGGAGTCCGGGCACGTTCCAGGTGAACTCTTGTGGGTTCAGTTGTGAGAGCGTGCCGACCGGTATGTGGATTGTGACCCCGTCGTTCGGGTCGCTGGGGTTGTAGACGTAGGTCAGGGGGAGGTCCAGTTCGTTCCCGTCCCTGCCCAGGGTGTGCCAGTGGTTGGGATAGTCGCCTGGCTGGTATCCCTCCTCATTCTGGCTGAGTCGTTCCACCTTGCCGGGGTCGAAGTCCAGGAGGTGCGGATCCTGGTCATGGTTGTGCCTCCACCAGTTTCCGAGGGCTGCCACGGAGGTTGCCTCATGGGGGAGCCGTTCGAAGTAGAAGTCGGCCAGGTCGGTCTCGTTGATGGTGTCGGCCACTTGGCGGGTTCGGCTGGTCTGATCGTCGGCCTCCCGGAGGATGTCACGATTGGCCCGGATGAAGTCATCGTGGGGGAACCTCTGCCGTATGTCGCCTTCGACCAGCCCCTGACGCACCAGGAACTCCCGGGCCTGGGTGGGATTTATGGAGCCCCATTGGACGGTCTTATCCTGAACGATGGGGAGGCCATATAGGAGGACCTTGGAGGATGCCACGGCCGCACCGCGTGAGGCTGACCAGTGGGGTTCCGCATAGGTGGTCCGGGTCAGGGACCTGGCCAGGGGTTCCGCCCAGGCCGGGTCGATGGCGGCGCAGTACCGGGCCCAGAGCCGGGAGGTCTCCACCAGTTCGGCCGACATGATCCAGGCGGGGGTGCTCTTGGAGACGGCCGATCCGGGGAAGATGGCGAAGTGGGTGCCCCTGGCGCCCTGGTACTCGTTCTTGGAGCGTTTTTGGGCACGTTTCATGGCCTTGGCTCTGGCGGCACCTTTGAGGCCGGTGAAGTCCGAGGCCTTGGGTTCATGGATGACCTGCATGCCGATACTGGACAGGAGACCGGAGAGCATGGAGCGGTGGATCCCCTGGTCGTCCCAGGAACATACCAGGGAGTGGGCGGCCTGTTGGGCCTGGGGGAGGTTCAGGATTCCCTTGTCCGGTGCCTTGATGGGCTTAGGGGTCCCCACCTGCATGTGCATTCCCTGGCACATCTGTACCAGCTGCTGGTAGAGGTCGTGCCACTGCCGCATCCGCATGAAGCTGATGAACTCCTGCTTGCAAGCCTTGCGCAGGACCGAGTTGGAGGACTGCTTCACCTCCGGGAAGAAGCGGTGCCAGATATTCAGGGCGGTCAGGAAGTCGCTCGTCGGGTCGTCATACCGGGCATGGAGGCGATCGGCCTCTTCCCGTTTCTCCTCGGGGCGCTCGCGCGGATCCTGGAGGGAGAGGAAGGCGACGACCACCAGAACCGCCGCCAGGGTGTCGGGCGTGGTGTCCTGGCCCGCCTGGAGAACCATCCTGCCCAGGCGGATGTCGATGGGGATCCGGGCCAGTTTCCTGCCCAAGGGGGTCAGTCTGACCTCGCCCCGGGTCCGGGCCACAGCCTGGAGTTCGGTCAGTTCGTTGAAGCCGTCGGTGACCGCCCTTGTGTCCGGTGGGTCGATGAACCCGAAACCGGTTACATCCTCGGCGGTCTTTGCCACGCCTACCGAGAGCATATGGAGAACCACCGCCCCCAGGGAAGTGCGCAGAATCTCCGGATCCGTGAATCTGGGTCGTGTATCGTAGTCGTCTTTGCTGTACAGGCGGATGGCAATGCCATCGGCCACGCGTCCACAGCGCCCGGCCCGCTGGTCGGCGGATGCCTGGGAAATGGGTTCGATGGGAAGCCGTTGCACTTTGGCCGACTTGGAATACCTGCTGATCCTGGCCATGCCCGGGTCCACCACATAGCGGATGCCGGGTACGGTCAGGGAGGTTTCGGCCACATTCGTGGCGATGACGATGCGCTGGTGGTTGTGCTGTTCGAAGACCCGGTGCTGCTCCTTGGCCGAAAGCCTGGCGAAGAGGGGAACCAGCTCTATGGCATCGGTGCGCTGCATATCCGAAGCCCTGGGGCCGAAGTGGCGCCTCAGTGCGGTCTCGTACTCGCGGATGTCGCGCTCGCCGGCCGCAAAGACCAGGATGTCACGTGGACCGTTCACATGCGTGGAATGGATGACCAGTTCGGCACATGCTCTGGCAACGGCGGTGGGTACGTCCAGGTCATCCTGGTCCCCGTCACCTTCCTGGAGGAATCCTCCGGAAGAGAAACCGGGCACCGTCCGCATAAGGGCGGGTGGGGATCCGGCGGGTTCGTAAAGGGTCTGGACCGGGTAGGTGCGGCCTGAGACCTCAATGACCGGGACCTGCGTATGGAGGGCCTTGGCGAAGTGGTCTCGGAACTTGACCGAGTCGATGGTGGCCGAAGTGATGATCAATTTCAGATCACGGCGTTTGGGCAGTAGAGCCGTCAGGTACCCCAGAAGAAAGTCGATGTTCAGACTGCGTTCATGGGCCTCGTCGATAATGATCGTGTCGTAGGCCCGCAGCTGGGGATCACCCTGTATCTGGGCCAACAGGATGCCGTCTGTTACCACCCGCAGACGGGTGCGTTTGGAGGACTGGTCGGTGAACCTGACCTGGTAACCGATTTCCTCACCCAACCGCACCCCTGTCTCGGATGCGATTCGCTCCGCCACCGTCCTGGCGGCTATGCGCCTGGGCTGGGTGTGGACTATCTGGTGGTCGTGGGTTCCCCTCCCCATTTCCAGGAGGATCTTGGGTATCTGGGTGGTCTTGCCCGACCCGGTCTGCCCCGAGACGATGACCACCTGCGAGGTTCTGACGGCCTGCGCTATGTCGTCCTTGGCTGCACTGACCGGCAGCTCCACAGGGTATTGGAACCTCATGCCCGGCCTATCTCGATGATTCGGAAGCCCTTTGCCGAAGCGGCCTTGGTCACGGTCCAGCCATCTCCGAGGTTCTTGGACAGCCAGGGAACAAGGGAATCCGCACCCAGGTTGCGTTGGACGACCAGGTAGGACCGGCCCTCGGGTTTCAGGCGGGGCAGGTAATTCATCAGGAGTTCGTGCAGTGCCTCCTTGCCGACACGAATGGGTGGGTTGGACCAGATCAGGTCGAACATAAGGTCGTCCGGCAGTTGGTCGGGGAGGACCGCCTGGATGCCCTTCAGCCCATTGGATTCGGCATTGCGCCGGGTCAGGTCAAGGGCCCGCTCGTTGACATCCACGGCGTAGACGTTTGCTTCGGGGGAGAGGAGTCCCATGCTGAGGGCGATGGGCCCCCATCCACAGCCCAGGTCGAGGAAGTCGCCGGTCGGCGGAGGGGTTGGGACCTTCTTCAGGAGGACGGAGGTGCCAAGGTCCAGTCTGTTGGCGGAAAACACCCCGTTGGAGACCTGCACCGGAATCTGATGGCCTGCCAGGTTGACCTGTATGGTCCTGCGCTCGTCGGGGGAGGCCGGTAATGCGGTGAAGTACTGCTCGCTCCGGCCTGAAGTCCGCCGCCCGTCCGTGGGTGTTTCCTGGTTCTTGTCCGTCATACCCGTCCCGTCCATTCCATCCATCCTGTCCGCCCTGTCACCATCCGCCTGCATCTCTCTCCCGGAAGGCCCGGCCCCCGACTCGGCTCAGGGCTTCTCAATGTCTGCTAAGACGATGATAATAAAGACCATGCCTTGATTCCGCTTATACCGGATTCCGGACTGATTCCATCATCTATCTGTGCAGAGGTGCCTTTGACCCAGAACCATTCCAGCGAAGACAGCACGGGCATCGGGAAGACCGACCGCCCGGAATCGTCCGTGCCGCAGTTCGAGGAAGTGTACTCACCCTCGTCTCCGGGACATGTTGACCGTCTGACCGGGCGTTCGGACGTTCTCTTGGAGCAGTCCGCCGGGGATGCACCCCAGACCGTGGACCAGGTGGAATGGGAGGAGCGCGAGCGACGCAATCAGTTCAGACATGTTGAGGGACTGGGTGAACTCAGGGACGTAACCGAGGTCGAGTACAGGAAGATCCGCCTTGAACGGGTCGTTCTGATTGGCGTATGGTCCAATGCCCGGACTCGGGTGGAGGAGGCCGAGGAGTCCCTCCGTGAGTTGGCGGCGCTGGCGCAGACAGCTGGTGCAGAGGTCCTGGATGGTCTCCTCCAGCAGCGGGCCAAGCCCGACCCGGCCACCTATGTGGGGTCGGGCAAGGCCAGGGAACTGGCGGATATCGTTGCCGGGCTTGAGGCGGATACAATCATCGCCGACGACGACCTCCATCCCTCCCAGCGGCGTGCACTGGAGGATGTGACCAAGGTCAAGGTGGTGGACAGGACCGCCCTGATTCTTGACATCTTCGCTCAGCACGCAACCAGTCGCGAGGGTAAGGCCCAGGTGGAGTTGGCCCAGTTGGAGTACATGCTGCCCAGATTGCGTGGCTGGGGCGGATCGCTCTCCCGCCAGGCCGGTGGTCAGGCAGCTGGACAGTCCGGTGGTATCGGGTCGAGAGGTCCGGGTGAAACCAAAATCGAGACCGACCGCCGCGTCATTCGTCACCGTATTACCCGCCTGAAGCGGCAGATCGCCCAGATGTCACCCTCCCGAGAGGTCAAGCGAGGGTCGCGGCAGCGCTTCGGCCTGCCGACCGTGGCCGTAGTGGGCTATACCAATGCGGGTAAGTCCTCTCTGACCAACAGGTTGACCGGGTCCAGCGAGCTGGTCGAGAATGCCCTCTTCGCCACCCTGGATACGGCTGTACGACGCACCAAGGCCAGGGACGGAAGACTCTACGTATATGTCGATACGGTCGGTTTTGTGCGCCGCCTGCCTACCCAGCTGGTTGAGGCTTTCAAGTCCACCCTGGAAGAGGTCGCCCAGGCCGACCTGATTCTCCATGTGGTGGATGGATCGCATCCTGATCCCTTCGGGCAGATTCGCGCCGTTGACAAGGTCCTGGCCGATATAGAAGGCGTGGGGTCCATTCCCAGGATTTTGGTCTTCAACAAGGTCGATCTGATGGAAGGGGCCGCCCGAGACAGGCTATCCAATCTGGAACCGGATGCCTTCCTGGTTTCGGCTCGTAGTGGAACCGGTATCGATGACCTGCGTGAGCGGGTGGAGGACCTTCTGCCCAAGCCGGAGGTCCACGTGGAAGCGCTTATGCCTTATACCAGCGGATCCCTCTTGGCCCGGGTCAGGCAATTTGGCCGGGTGACGGGATTGGACTATCGATCTGATGGCATCATGCTGAGTGCCGATGTGGACGACGGACTGGCGGCCGCCATCCTGAAGGAATCAATAGACTGAAACTGCTGGTATCATTGACTTGATTGACCGATTCATGCCGTTCTTGCGGGATGTCTCGAGGCCCCGGTCGCCAGCTTTCGTGGCCTGGGTTACCGAACAATCGTTCACCCTACAGGATTCGCTTCCGAAGGTCATATACTGCGGATACAGTGAACCTGTTGAATGCGGCAAACCCGTCTTTTCCGGGTTCCGATGAGAGAGGTCCAATAAAAACTATGGCGGAATCACCAATTAAGCCAACCAAGCTTGCGATTGTAGGAGCTGGGGCGGTGGGCTCCACCCTGGCATTTTCAGCTGCCCAGCGTGGTGTTGCACGCGAGATCGTGCTTGAGGATGTCAATAAGCAGCGCGTGGAGGCTGAGGTGCGCGATATGCAGCACGGCTCCAGCTTCTATCCGACTGTTTCCATCGATGGGTCGGATGACCCGCAGATATGTTCCGGGGCCGACATGGTGGTCATCACCGCCGGTGCCCGTCAGAAGCCTGGGCAGACCCGGCTCGACCTGGCCGGCGCGACCATCGAGATGATGAAGTCCATCATTCCGCAGATGGTTGAGGTCGCCCCCAACGCCATCTTCATGCTCATCACCAACCCCGTCGACATCGTTACCAGGGTTTCCCTGGATCTGTCGGGGCTGCCTTCGAACCAGATGTTCGGCTCGGGCACCAACCTGGATTCCGCCCGTCTGCGTTACCTGATTGCCCAGCAGACCGGTGTCAATGTGAAGAACGTCCATGCCTATATCGCCGGCGAGCACGGGGATTCCGAGGTTCCGCTCTGGTCCTCCGCCACCATCGGCGGGGTTCCCATGTGCGACTGGAAGGAAATGCCCGGTCACGAACCCCTGGATGCAGCCAAGCGCGAGGAGATTCATCAGGGGGTCAAGAACGCCGCCTACCAGATCATCGAGGGCAAGGGTGCGACCAACTTCGCCATCGCCATGTCGGGTGTCGACATCATCGAGTCCATCCTGAACGGGACCAACAGGATCCTGCCGGTCAGCTCCATGCTTGAAGACTTCCACGGTATCTCCGGCGTATGCATGTCGGTGCCCAGCGTCCTGAACCGCCAGGGCGTCAACACCCACATCAATACCCCGCTTAGCGACGGCGAACTGGCAGCCCTGAAGCGGTCCGCCGAGACCCTGAAGGAGACGGCCGCCAAGTTCGGCTTCTGATTTCTGTACCGTCCGTTCCTGTACCGGTTCACCTGTCGGATTCGGGCGACTGATAGCGCCTGTCGGCTTTTAGCGAGGACCAGGACATGGGTTTGTTTACCTTGTCCTGGTTCTTTCTTTATCGTTCGGCGCTTAGGTGAAGATATTCCTGCCTCCTGGTCGACGATGATAGGATGGCACCGATTTGGGGTCATCCGTTCATTGCTAACAGACCCTCGTAGGTATCTGATGAAGTTGGGCACCGGCTGACATCTGACTGTTTCGCTCGGTGGCTGGTGCCGCTGCAATACGGCGTCCTGGGGTTCGGGCGTCGTGAGGCTTATATTTGGAGGTGTTCGATGGCTGAAGATGCTGTATCCAGTGGGTTCCACGATGGGCACCAGGCTCCTGCCGGTGCCAAACACCGCAAACAACTCTTGATGACCCTGGCCCTGACGGGGAGCGTCTTCCTGGCAGAGGTGGTCGGGGCGATAGTCACCAACAGCCTGGCCCTTCTGGTCGATGCGGGTCACATGATGACCGATATGGCCGTCCTTATTGCATCCACGGTGACCGCCATCTTGATGGAGCGGCGCCCGACCTCCAACAGGACTTGGGGCTGGTCGCGACTGGAGGTCATCACCTCGGCAGGGGGCGCAATTGTTCTCCTCCTGGTGGGAATCTATGCCATCGTCGAGGCCGGGATACGCCTCTTTGTGCCGAATCAGGACCAGGTGGAGGCTATGGGGCTCCTCCTGTTCTTCGGTGTTCTGGGACTTGCGGCCAATCTGGGGTCCATCTTCGTTCTGTCGTCCAGTCATGACGACAACCTGAATATGAAGGCGGCCTTCCTGGAGGTCATGAACGATGCGCTGGGTTCCGTGGCCGTCATCATTTCGGCTGTGGTCATGCTCCTGACGGGGTGGAACGGGTTCGATGCCGTTGCTGGTGGTCTCATTGCCATCCTGATGATACCGCGTGCCCTTTCACTGCTTTCGAAGAGCATCAGGGTCCTCCTTGAGGAGCCTCCCCAGGGACTGAACATGGATCATGTCCGAGAGCATCTGGAAAAGGTGCCTGGTGTTCTTGAGGTGCACGACCTGCATGCCAACAGCGTCTCCAGCGGTTTGCCCCAGCTCACCGCCCATGTGATTGTGAATACCGACTCCACCACTGATGAAAACGAGCAGATACTGACCAGTATGCAGAAATGTCTGCGAACCCACTTCCCGGTTTCCGTCGAGCACACCACGTTCCAGATTGAGCCCCAGGGTCACCAGGACCTGAGTGGTGAACGCCTGAGCATGTGAGTGAGATCCGGTGCCGTTCCAGGTTGTGTTCCAAGACGGTCCTTGATTTCCCTTGTACCCGTAAGATTGGCCCCCTCCGACCACAATGGTCGGAGGGGGCCAATCTTCTATCTCGTCAGACCTTGCGCAGGACGGTTACCACCTTGCCCATTATCTTGGCATGGGTGCCGTCGATGGGGGAGTAGGACGGGTTATGGGGGATGAGCCACACATGGCCCTTCTCGCGCCGGAAGGTCTTGACAGTGGCCTCATCGTCAAGAAGTGCAGCCACAATATCGCCGTTCTCGGCT includes the following:
- a CDS encoding cation diffusion facilitator family transporter; the protein is MAEDAVSSGFHDGHQAPAGAKHRKQLLMTLALTGSVFLAEVVGAIVTNSLALLVDAGHMMTDMAVLIASTVTAILMERRPTSNRTWGWSRLEVITSAGGAIVLLLVGIYAIVEAGIRLFVPNQDQVEAMGLLLFFGVLGLAANLGSIFVLSSSHDDNLNMKAAFLEVMNDALGSVAVIISAVVMLLTGWNGFDAVAGGLIAILMIPRALSLLSKSIRVLLEEPPQGLNMDHVREHLEKVPGVLEVHDLHANSVSSGLPQLTAHVIVNTDSTTDENEQILTSMQKCLRTHFPVSVEHTTFQIEPQGHQDLSGERLSM